In Acidobacteriota bacterium, a single window of DNA contains:
- a CDS encoding DUF58 domain-containing protein has protein sequence MMQSNFSPDPANRGAFVKKWLAKFLTDDFKTELKSVIISAVITTFLLGGAIVSLVVAILATQVGEHRTAEVLYILSLVLVLAGGVYSIPRLMKRIRWSFLQFNISYTATPGTAFFMAILAVVGLAAFNTGNNLLYLIFSVLLALILTSGIVSETGLRELDVGLRFPDHIFAGQDVLLEISVTNHKFLIPSFSLSVGVELSNQPLPTGIQKVRQWLLGTNLAGELSKLTHFIVVPSHQRLRQTIQHSFSRRGRYEIRGFTVSTQFPFGFIQKTRRIEAQGELVVYPELEKRRDLLSGLSQLMGTQEHFFKGMGVDLYAIRQYQSGDNLRHIDWKATAKVRRTMVKEFAREDERRISIYFDNRAPKEITPEFLNAFEAAVKRAASMAAQLVELSIQVRLLTPIGQTDFGESKEHLFNMLRTLALIEPEPPDEIPTDDPEAHIAKQDFFKLVSSSNEVGILFTGLPPAGEQLSRFQRFGKIIQFQSLVH, from the coding sequence ATGATGCAATCCAATTTCAGCCCAGACCCGGCAAATCGAGGTGCTTTCGTGAAAAAATGGTTAGCGAAATTTCTGACTGACGATTTCAAAACCGAACTCAAAAGCGTGATTATCAGTGCGGTGATCACGACATTTTTGTTAGGGGGCGCGATTGTATCACTGGTTGTTGCCATTTTGGCAACCCAGGTGGGTGAACATCGAACCGCCGAGGTACTCTATATCCTGTCGCTTGTGCTTGTCCTGGCTGGTGGTGTGTATTCCATCCCCCGGCTTATGAAGCGGATCCGGTGGAGTTTCCTTCAGTTTAACATCAGTTATACCGCGACACCTGGCACTGCCTTTTTCATGGCAATTTTGGCCGTCGTCGGCCTGGCCGCATTTAATACCGGGAACAACCTCCTCTATTTGATTTTTTCGGTCTTGCTGGCATTGATTTTGACGTCTGGTATTGTCTCTGAAACTGGACTCAGAGAACTCGACGTTGGCCTCCGGTTTCCAGATCACATTTTTGCGGGTCAGGACGTTTTGCTTGAAATTTCAGTCACCAATCACAAATTTCTCATTCCCTCATTTTCGCTGTCAGTGGGGGTTGAGCTTTCAAATCAACCGCTCCCCACGGGAATACAGAAAGTTCGCCAGTGGTTGCTTGGCACCAACCTTGCCGGGGAACTTTCAAAATTGACCCACTTCATTGTCGTTCCCAGTCATCAGCGGCTCCGGCAAACGATTCAACATTCCTTCTCACGTCGTGGACGCTATGAAATCAGAGGATTTACGGTCAGCACCCAATTCCCCTTCGGGTTTATTCAGAAAACCCGCCGGATTGAAGCCCAGGGGGAATTGGTTGTGTATCCGGAACTTGAAAAACGGCGTGACTTGCTGAGCGGGCTCAGCCAGCTTATGGGCACGCAAGAACATTTTTTCAAAGGCATGGGTGTGGATTTATATGCCATTCGCCAGTATCAGAGCGGTGATAATCTGCGGCATATTGACTGGAAGGCGACCGCGAAGGTTCGCCGAACAATGGTGAAAGAATTTGCCCGGGAAGATGAGCGGCGGATTTCGATCTATTTTGATAATCGGGCGCCAAAGGAGATTACCCCCGAATTTCTCAACGCGTTTGAAGCTGCCGTGAAGCGAGCGGCTTCAATGGCTGCCCAACTGGTTGAATTGAGTATTCAGGTTCGACTCTTAACCCCGATTGGACAAACCGATTTTGGTGAGTCGAAAGAACATCTTTTCAACATGCTCCGCACGCTAGCGCTGATTGAACCAGAACCGCCTGACGAAATTCCCACTGACGATCCGGAAGCTCACATCGCGAAACAGGATTTCTTCAAACTGGTAAGTTCCTCAAATGAAGTCGGTATTTTGTTCACGGGTCTTCCGCCCGCAGGCGAGCAACTGAGCCGGTTTCAGCGATTTGGGAAGATTATTCAATTTCAATCACTGGTGCATTGA
- a CDS encoding NfeD family protein: protein MRNHFFLWVLISGGTGIGLASLWLVIRGMHRKRRPDLGFTPGDCGITESALTPMGYVCFAGEIWPAQAVTSIPAGVPVRLIGVDGIRLRVEPVSPGSRKLTEPSG from the coding sequence ATGCGAAACCACTTTTTCCTTTGGGTACTCATCAGCGGTGGAACTGGGATTGGACTCGCAAGCCTCTGGCTGGTCATCCGTGGAATGCACCGAAAACGGCGCCCGGATCTCGGCTTCACCCCTGGCGATTGTGGAATCACCGAAAGCGCCTTAACCCCGATGGGCTACGTTTGTTTTGCCGGAGAAATCTGGCCAGCCCAGGCTGTAACCTCAATTCCAGCCGGTGTCCCAGTGCGATTGATCGGAGTTGATGGAATTCGACTTCGTGTTGAACCTGTTTCTCCAGGATCCAGGAAACTCACTGAACCCAGCGGGTGA
- the tilS gene encoding tRNA lysidine(34) synthetase TilS, protein MVCDPLWPPIARYLKQTAAFNGVKRLVVAVSGGPDSVALLHILKAEGLRTYPEVRLHVAHLNHGLRGSAAIADARFVHTLATQLELPVTIETQDVSAQAKESKRNWEATARMVRYDFLHRVAREAGAQAVATGHTKTDQAETVLMRLIRGTGVDGLGSIQPVQFLKNGNQPETDTIRLIRPLLAVERFEIEAYLKRKQILACHDETNDLIGLTRNQIRHQVMPLLTRLNSNVVDHLAGLAALAHQEADFFKPLVDQWIAQFSVVVAGQVQVPLAELRQLHPVLVGRVIHQLVQQPEFPSANQRQIQQVCEVLVWGKAGGKAIDLPGNRRVRRVRNYLLFERSNNI, encoded by the coding sequence ATGGTTTGTGACCCATTGTGGCCTCCAATTGCCAGATACCTCAAGCAGACCGCAGCTTTCAATGGAGTAAAGCGGCTGGTGGTTGCTGTTTCTGGCGGGCCGGATTCAGTGGCGTTACTCCATATACTAAAGGCCGAAGGTCTCCGCACTTATCCAGAAGTGCGCCTGCATGTTGCTCACCTCAATCACGGTTTGCGGGGAAGTGCCGCCATAGCTGATGCTCGATTTGTTCATACCCTCGCGACTCAGCTTGAGTTACCGGTAACGATTGAAACTCAGGACGTGTCAGCCCAGGCAAAAGAAAGTAAGCGGAACTGGGAAGCCACCGCTCGAATGGTCCGGTATGATTTTCTTCACCGGGTTGCACGCGAAGCCGGTGCGCAGGCAGTTGCCACTGGCCACACCAAAACAGATCAGGCGGAAACGGTTTTGATGCGGTTGATTCGGGGAACCGGAGTTGACGGATTGGGGTCTATCCAACCAGTGCAATTTCTGAAGAATGGAAATCAGCCTGAGACTGACACTATTCGCCTGATTCGACCGTTGTTAGCCGTTGAACGATTTGAAATTGAAGCCTATCTGAAGCGAAAACAGATACTTGCCTGTCACGATGAAACCAACGACCTGATCGGATTGACCCGAAATCAGATTCGGCATCAGGTCATGCCGCTTCTGACCCGGTTAAACTCGAACGTGGTTGATCATCTGGCGGGTCTGGCAGCCTTAGCTCATCAGGAAGCCGATTTTTTTAAGCCTCTGGTTGATCAGTGGATAGCCCAATTTTCAGTTGTGGTGGCCGGGCAGGTTCAGGTGCCTTTGGCTGAACTCAGGCAATTACATCCGGTTCTCGTTGGTCGGGTGATTCACCAACTGGTCCAGCAACCTGAATTCCCATCAGCCAATCAAAGGCAGATTCAACAGGTTTGTGAGGTGTTGGTTTGGGGAAAGGCTGGTGGCAAAGCGATTGACCTGCCGGGGAACCGGCGTGTTCGTCGCGTCCGGAACTATCTCTTGTTCGAGCGTTCAAATAACATATAG
- a CDS encoding J domain-containing protein has translation MDDLYQILGVSRTATEREIRSAFRRLARQHHPDVSHAPEAKATFQKVAEAYQVLGDPQSRRQYDRGEYIPRRGGRRSAQPEVDPDRERAQRAAAYNSRINRVVDEIIEEERREMRKRADAISVVATLFASAFVVAAARPSTVEPFGIVGHVLVFMIACVAFWQVVKFLRDVLSNYTYSPDFILSITSSDDSPHQPFTRASAVVFLALGYVIAIVIGNAIGSVTFVMPEEKVTFLDMVRTGLIYPPIAVCIVVYFRRIGQFLDEW, from the coding sequence ATGGATGACCTGTACCAGATTTTGGGTGTCTCGCGAACGGCAACCGAACGCGAGATTCGTTCTGCCTTTCGTCGGCTGGCACGCCAGCATCATCCGGATGTCAGTCATGCTCCTGAAGCCAAGGCAACATTTCAAAAAGTAGCCGAAGCCTACCAGGTTTTAGGCGATCCTCAATCCCGAAGGCAATATGACCGGGGCGAATATATTCCGCGTCGTGGAGGCCGACGTTCAGCTCAACCGGAAGTTGACCCTGACCGTGAACGCGCCCAGCGGGCAGCGGCTTATAATTCGCGAATTAACCGGGTGGTTGATGAGATTATTGAAGAGGAACGTCGGGAAATGCGCAAACGGGCTGATGCCATTTCAGTGGTTGCCACGTTGTTTGCTTCGGCATTTGTGGTGGCGGCGGCCCGGCCTTCAACGGTCGAACCGTTTGGCATTGTGGGCCACGTGCTGGTCTTTATGATTGCCTGTGTTGCCTTCTGGCAAGTTGTGAAATTTTTGCGAGATGTGCTCAGCAACTACACGTATTCGCCTGACTTTATTCTTTCAATCACCTCATCAGATGATTCACCACATCAACCGTTTACCAGAGCATCAGCGGTTGTGTTTTTGGCCCTGGGCTATGTCATCGCGATTGTGATTGGCAATGCCATTGGATCGGTTACCTTTGTGATGCCAGAGGAAAAGGTGACGTTCCTGGATATGGTGCGAACCGGGCTGATCTATCCGCCGATTGCTGTCTGCATTGTGGTGTACTTCCGCCGGATTGGCCAATTTTTGGATGAATGGTGA
- a CDS encoding UvrD-helicase domain-containing protein — protein sequence MDFLKTLNPQQREAVTTTDGPLLVLAGAGSGKTRVITFRMAYLIQERGIRPGHILAVTFTNKAAAEMKERVTQLLPQGQTRSTPMVSTFHSFCVRLLRRDINRLGGNYTGDFTIYDSDDQAKIVKSCLKDLNIDEKMIQPRAVQHAISGAKNQGKTIEDFLQTNDPKKVTIGRVFKLYEERLANGNALDFDDLLLKSVRLLRNFPEVQDYYNDWFRYILIDEYQDTNPPQYSLIRLLTQKQQNLCVVGDPDQSIYRFRAADIRNILDFEKHYPGAKMIKLTENYRSTKVILSAANEVIRNNTERKPKDLFTNNDEGEKIRYFQADSGEAEANFVVNELNRWQKLNPQIDNRAAILYRTNAQSRLFEEACRRAGLPYVLVGGFSFYQRSEIKDVISYLKLVLNPTDPIAFERIINTPARGIGKATLDILYARAREENSSPWDAMGNLIAEQKLPARTTNALKHFQEFIQRLIDLASQSSLSELVKAVLNESGYLKWLQAEKTEEAESRLLNLEELVNAAVEAELRDETIRDFIDHAALVADTDSLKETARITLMTIHSAKGLEFPLVFVVGMEEGLFPHQRASMNVHEMEEERRLCYVALTRAKTQLYITHAEWRRQYGDEIFNEPSRFLKEIPVDKITDLTLGQSWLKSISRKTPNALSATASTGLSPKSPAKPPVAPPKSPFPTYNSVDSIQQFFKLQQARKAAETQNNQPVPKPGIQRPTPPPPPTTSSRGFNPGDRVRHEKYGVGLILKREDDKLVINFPGFGMKKFVESAVKLERV from the coding sequence CTGGACTTTCTCAAAACCCTCAATCCACAACAACGTGAAGCCGTTACCACAACCGATGGACCATTGCTGGTTCTGGCGGGTGCCGGTTCTGGGAAAACTCGTGTGATTACATTTCGCATGGCCTATCTGATCCAGGAACGCGGCATCCGACCGGGTCACATTCTGGCGGTCACCTTTACCAATAAGGCGGCGGCGGAAATGAAAGAGCGGGTAACCCAGCTTTTGCCACAAGGCCAAACCCGTTCCACACCAATGGTTTCGACGTTTCACAGCTTCTGTGTGCGATTACTGCGGCGTGATATCAACCGGTTGGGAGGAAACTACACGGGAGATTTCACAATTTATGACTCGGATGACCAGGCCAAAATTGTCAAAAGCTGCCTCAAAGACCTCAATATTGATGAAAAGATGATCCAGCCGCGGGCAGTTCAACACGCCATCAGCGGCGCGAAAAACCAGGGCAAAACAATTGAAGATTTCCTGCAAACCAATGATCCAAAGAAGGTTACCATTGGTCGAGTGTTTAAGCTCTATGAAGAGCGTCTGGCTAATGGCAATGCACTCGATTTTGACGACCTGCTTCTGAAATCAGTCCGCTTGCTGAGAAATTTTCCTGAAGTTCAGGATTATTACAACGACTGGTTCCGGTACATCCTGATTGATGAATACCAGGATACCAACCCACCCCAGTACAGCCTGATCCGCCTGCTCACGCAAAAACAACAAAACCTGTGTGTCGTGGGCGATCCGGACCAGTCTATCTATCGCTTTCGGGCAGCGGATATTCGCAATATTCTGGATTTCGAAAAACATTATCCTGGCGCCAAAATGATCAAGCTGACTGAAAACTACCGCTCCACCAAGGTCATTTTGAGTGCCGCCAACGAAGTCATCCGCAATAATACCGAGCGCAAACCGAAGGATTTGTTCACCAACAACGACGAAGGCGAAAAAATTCGGTACTTTCAAGCCGATTCAGGCGAAGCTGAAGCCAACTTTGTCGTCAACGAACTCAACCGCTGGCAAAAACTCAATCCGCAGATCGACAACCGCGCGGCAATTTTGTATCGCACCAACGCCCAATCACGACTGTTTGAAGAAGCCTGTCGCCGGGCGGGCCTGCCCTACGTGCTGGTTGGCGGGTTTTCCTTCTATCAACGGTCTGAAATCAAAGACGTTATTTCCTACCTGAAACTGGTGCTCAACCCGACGGATCCGATTGCATTTGAACGAATTATCAATACCCCAGCCCGTGGAATCGGGAAAGCGACACTTGATATTTTGTATGCCAGAGCACGCGAGGAAAACAGTTCGCCGTGGGATGCGATGGGAAATCTGATCGCCGAGCAAAAACTCCCTGCCCGTACCACCAACGCGCTCAAACATTTCCAGGAATTCATCCAGCGGTTGATTGATCTTGCCAGCCAGTCTTCGCTTTCGGAACTGGTCAAAGCCGTACTGAACGAAAGCGGATATCTCAAATGGCTCCAGGCTGAAAAAACTGAGGAAGCAGAAAGTCGGCTACTCAATCTTGAAGAACTGGTCAACGCCGCCGTCGAAGCCGAACTCCGCGACGAAACCATCCGTGATTTCATTGACCATGCCGCGCTGGTGGCTGATACCGATTCACTCAAAGAAACAGCCAGAATCACCCTCATGACGATCCACAGCGCCAAAGGACTGGAGTTTCCTCTGGTGTTTGTGGTTGGGATGGAAGAAGGGCTCTTCCCCCACCAGCGGGCGTCAATGAACGTGCACGAAATGGAAGAAGAGCGGCGGCTCTGTTACGTCGCGCTGACCCGGGCCAAAACCCAGTTGTACATTACCCACGCCGAGTGGCGGCGGCAGTACGGAGACGAAATTTTTAATGAACCGTCACGGTTTCTGAAAGAAATCCCGGTTGATAAGATCACTGACCTGACCCTTGGACAAAGCTGGTTGAAATCAATTTCGAGGAAGACCCCAAATGCCTTGAGCGCCACGGCTTCAACCGGTCTGAGCCCCAAATCACCAGCGAAACCACCCGTGGCGCCGCCCAAATCCCCTTTCCCTACTTACAACAGCGTTGACAGCATTCAACAATTTTTCAAACTCCAGCAGGCTCGCAAAGCAGCAGAAACCCAAAACAACCAGCCAGTTCCCAAACCTGGAATCCAGCGCCCCACACCACCTCCGCCACCTACCACATCGTCTCGCGGGTTTAATCCGGGTGATCGTGTTCGTCACGAAAAATATGGCGTTGGGCTCATTCTCAAACGCGAAGATGACAAACTCGTGATCAATTTCCCTGGCTTCGGCATGAAAAAATTTGTTGAATCGGCGGTAAAACTAGAGCGCGTCTGA
- a CDS encoding ATP-dependent metallopeptidase FtsH/Yme1/Tma family protein, with product MNSTVRLILFWCILIGGAILLWKIYDSGRSSREETPNYTELIKKIENEQLKEAVISETEVTGKLKDDKGFRTEIANEQLIADMVQLMQKKNVQVTLRPPTSGFWLSMLSMAFPLLILMAFWIFMMRQMQGNGNKALSFGKSRAKLLSNQSKRVTFKDVAGVEESKDELQEIIEFLKEPQKFQKLGGRIPKGILMMGPPGTGKTLLARAVAGEANVPFFSISGSDFVEMFVGVGASRVRDLFEQGKKNAPCIIFIDEIDAVGRHRGAGLGGGHDEREQTLNQLLVEMDGFESNDGVILMASTNRPDVLDPALLRPGRFDRRIVVQRPDVKGREGILAVHTRKIPLGDDVDVSVISRGTPGFTGADLANLVNEAALNAARHNQKVVTMKDFEWAKDKVIMGSERRSMVMSNEEKRNTAYHEAGHALVGMKVPNADPVHKITIIPRGMALGLTQQLPEADRYSHTREYIEGQIAILMGGRLAEEVFLNHVTTGAANDLERATDLARKMVCEFGMSLLGPLTFGKKEEQIFLGREIAQHQDYSEDTAIKIDQEVKRIVMDQYNRARQIILENRDALVRLAESLLEFESLDAVQVRRLIAGLPLDDDATDKKEDTRQQVDSPRPSVLKPILPPLPDNPATA from the coding sequence TTGAACTCAACGGTTAGATTGATTCTCTTCTGGTGTATTCTGATTGGCGGAGCAATTTTGCTCTGGAAGATTTATGATTCCGGACGCAGTTCCCGCGAAGAAACCCCCAACTATACGGAACTGATCAAAAAGATCGAAAACGAACAGCTCAAAGAAGCGGTCATTTCTGAAACGGAAGTCACCGGAAAACTCAAAGATGATAAGGGGTTCCGGACGGAAATTGCCAACGAGCAGTTGATTGCGGACATGGTTCAGCTCATGCAGAAGAAAAATGTCCAGGTCACGCTTCGGCCTCCGACCAGTGGTTTCTGGCTCAGCATGTTGTCAATGGCCTTCCCATTGCTCATTTTAATGGCCTTCTGGATATTTATGATGCGCCAGATGCAAGGGAACGGGAATAAAGCCCTCTCGTTTGGGAAGAGTCGGGCCAAACTCCTTTCAAATCAATCGAAACGGGTCACTTTTAAAGATGTGGCTGGCGTTGAGGAATCCAAGGACGAACTCCAGGAAATCATTGAATTTTTGAAGGAACCCCAAAAATTCCAAAAGCTTGGTGGACGCATTCCAAAAGGAATTTTGATGATGGGCCCTCCAGGAACTGGAAAAACGTTGTTGGCGCGTGCCGTTGCTGGTGAAGCTAACGTTCCGTTCTTTTCAATTTCAGGTTCGGATTTCGTCGAAATGTTTGTTGGGGTTGGCGCCTCACGGGTTCGCGACTTGTTTGAGCAAGGGAAAAAGAATGCCCCCTGCATCATCTTTATTGATGAAATTGACGCCGTTGGTCGCCATCGGGGTGCCGGTTTGGGCGGTGGACACGATGAACGTGAGCAAACCCTGAACCAGCTCCTGGTGGAAATGGATGGCTTTGAATCAAATGACGGCGTCATTTTGATGGCTTCCACCAACCGTCCAGACGTTCTTGATCCGGCTCTGCTTCGACCTGGTCGGTTTGATCGCCGGATTGTGGTTCAACGACCAGACGTGAAAGGTCGCGAGGGAATTCTGGCGGTTCACACCCGCAAAATTCCACTCGGAGACGATGTTGATGTCAGCGTCATTTCTCGTGGAACTCCTGGTTTTACCGGGGCTGATCTGGCAAATCTGGTGAATGAAGCGGCCCTCAACGCCGCCCGCCATAACCAGAAAGTCGTGACCATGAAAGACTTTGAGTGGGCAAAGGACAAAGTGATTATGGGGTCTGAACGCCGCTCAATGGTTATGTCCAACGAAGAAAAGCGCAACACGGCCTACCACGAAGCCGGTCATGCCCTGGTTGGCATGAAGGTTCCAAACGCCGATCCCGTTCACAAAATTACAATTATTCCTCGCGGAATGGCACTTGGTTTGACCCAGCAGCTTCCAGAAGCTGATCGCTATTCCCACACCCGGGAATATATTGAAGGCCAGATTGCCATTTTGATGGGTGGCCGACTGGCCGAAGAAGTTTTCCTCAACCATGTGACCACCGGCGCCGCCAATGATCTCGAACGTGCCACGGATCTGGCCCGGAAAATGGTCTGTGAATTCGGTATGTCCCTGCTTGGTCCATTGACCTTCGGAAAGAAGGAAGAACAGATTTTCCTGGGTCGTGAAATTGCCCAACATCAAGATTATAGCGAAGATACGGCAATTAAGATTGACCAGGAAGTCAAACGCATCGTGATGGATCAATACAATCGGGCGCGCCAGATTATCCTTGAAAATCGGGATGCGCTGGTTCGGTTGGCGGAATCCTTGCTGGAATTTGAATCACTGGATGCTGTTCAGGTCCGCCGCCTGATTGCCGGCCTGCCGCTCGATGATGATGCAACCGACAAGAAGGAAGACACCCGTCAACAGGTTGACTCACCGCGTCCTTCAGTTTTAAAGCCAATCTTGCCGCCACTGCCAGATAATCCAGCCACTGCCTGA
- the rph gene encoding ribonuclease PH: protein MRPDGRVNNALRRITITPGISKHAEGSALIEFGDTRVMCTASVEERVPPFLKGKGLGWITAEYSMLPRATDVRTPREVGRGGPSGRTHEIQRLIGRSLRAVAIMEKLGERTIYLDCDVLQADGGTRTTSITGAFVAFVLALRKLQKDNKLKDLPISDYVAAVSVGIVAGTPVLDLNYIEDSQADVDMNIVCTGDGRFVEVQGTAEHKPFTPEQMTSMITLARQGIDELVGHQRKILGILD, encoded by the coding sequence ATGCGTCCAGATGGAAGAGTAAATAATGCATTACGCCGGATAACCATTACCCCAGGCATTAGCAAACACGCCGAAGGTTCCGCCTTGATCGAGTTTGGCGATACCAGGGTGATGTGTACGGCAAGCGTTGAAGAACGAGTCCCTCCATTTTTAAAAGGGAAAGGTCTGGGGTGGATTACGGCTGAGTATTCAATGCTCCCACGAGCCACGGACGTTCGCACCCCACGTGAAGTTGGTCGTGGTGGGCCATCTGGGCGAACGCACGAAATTCAACGGTTGATTGGCCGAAGCCTCAGAGCGGTGGCCATTATGGAAAAATTGGGTGAACGGACAATCTACCTGGACTGTGATGTGCTGCAGGCTGACGGGGGAACCCGGACCACCTCCATCACTGGCGCTTTCGTGGCGTTTGTCCTCGCACTGAGAAAACTTCAGAAAGACAACAAACTCAAGGATTTACCCATCTCAGACTATGTTGCCGCCGTGAGCGTTGGCATCGTCGCCGGAACTCCGGTATTGGATCTCAATTATATTGAGGACTCTCAAGCGGATGTGGACATGAACATTGTCTGCACCGGCGATGGACGATTTGTGGAAGTTCAGGGGACGGCTGAACATAAACCGTTTACTCCGGAACAAATGACCTCAATGATTACCCTGGCCCGGCAGGGAATTGATGAACTGGTTGGTCACCAGCGGAAAATTCTGGGAATATTGGATTGA
- a CDS encoding glutamate racemase: MTTFNPTQPGQPIGIFDSGVGGLTVYRAIRERLPFEDIVYLGDTARIPYGTRSLVTVRRYALEDAAFLVSCGIKLLVVACNTASSTAMDVLTDALSIPVIGMIGPGARRAINLTRNGRIGVIGTEATVGSGAYTRAIHQLLPEAVVIERSCPLFVPLTEEGWANHQVTAMVAEEYLKPFAQDEIDTLVLGCTHYPILRTLIQQVVGEHVNLVDSGASAAEEVLATLPGQEVNGPLQRPQQTRFCVTDTGQRFRRIAEIFLGHPMDQPESVDLWAMNNDKVKLQADVPHQDEERPDSSF; encoded by the coding sequence GTGACCACTTTCAATCCAACCCAGCCAGGCCAGCCGATTGGAATTTTTGATTCCGGTGTCGGTGGTCTTACCGTCTATCGAGCCATCCGGGAGCGACTCCCATTTGAAGATATCGTGTATTTGGGCGATACCGCCCGCATTCCGTATGGTACCAGGTCACTGGTCACCGTGCGTCGGTATGCCCTTGAGGACGCTGCCTTTTTGGTTTCCTGTGGCATTAAGTTGCTGGTTGTGGCCTGCAACACAGCGTCTTCAACCGCAATGGATGTGTTAACTGATGCTTTATCAATCCCCGTGATCGGAATGATTGGACCAGGCGCCCGACGGGCGATCAACTTGACCCGGAATGGCCGCATTGGCGTGATTGGAACTGAAGCCACGGTCGGGAGTGGTGCTTATACCCGAGCCATTCACCAGTTATTGCCTGAAGCCGTGGTGATTGAGCGGAGCTGCCCGTTGTTTGTGCCATTAACTGAAGAAGGGTGGGCCAACCATCAGGTCACGGCCATGGTTGCTGAAGAATATTTAAAGCCCTTTGCTCAGGATGAGATTGACACCCTGGTATTGGGTTGTACTCATTATCCGATCTTACGGACTTTGATTCAGCAGGTCGTCGGCGAGCATGTCAATCTGGTGGATTCAGGGGCGAGTGCCGCCGAAGAAGTCCTGGCAACGCTGCCCGGTCAGGAAGTAAACGGCCCTCTGCAAAGACCACAGCAGACGCGGTTTTGTGTGACTGACACCGGACAACGGTTTCGCCGGATTGCTGAAATCTTTTTGGGACACCCGATGGATCAACCTGAATCAGTTGACTTATGGGCAATGAACAACGACAAAGTGAAATTGCAGGCTGACGTTCCTCATCAAGATGAAGAACGTCCTGACAGCTCGTTTTGA